The Halomicronema hongdechloris C2206 genome includes a window with the following:
- a CDS encoding glycosyltransferase family 2 protein, with protein sequence MDHNLNPKISVVMIDGSFRENFSAIKYFGDQSLPSESYELIWVEYYNNVDKNLRREIEKFPNFRILTLGREGEYHSSYCFNAGISESIGDVIVIPDADLVVENNFLEEILSEHRKNNELAMYIYRLNEPKELHQEPITLEHLKQVCILTNPTNYGGCLSVRKEWLLKINGYEQHPTFGTGFHANGLDIYTRLKNLGLQIKWHPTLRLYHAWHPFTEISDHAYKLQKEIIKYRERNLLTNTFCGIDVKRNQSIPDELIERLEKIRVGKSYNSNKKLVTSFKLRDIASRFTRDLTP encoded by the coding sequence ATGGACCATAATCTCAATCCTAAAATTAGTGTAGTAATGATAGATGGTTCTTTTCGAGAAAACTTCTCTGCAATAAAGTACTTTGGAGATCAATCTCTTCCTTCTGAGAGTTATGAATTAATTTGGGTAGAGTATTACAACAACGTAGATAAAAATTTGAGGAGAGAGATTGAAAAATTTCCAAATTTTAGAATTCTCACTTTAGGCAGAGAAGGAGAATACCATTCTTCCTATTGTTTTAATGCTGGGATTTCAGAAAGTATCGGTGATGTAATCGTAATTCCAGATGCAGACTTAGTTGTAGAAAACAATTTTCTAGAGGAAATTCTTTCCGAACATAGAAAAAATAACGAGCTGGCAATGTATATCTATAGGCTAAACGAGCCAAAAGAATTACATCAAGAGCCCATTACTCTAGAGCATTTAAAGCAAGTTTGCATTCTAACAAATCCAACTAACTATGGGGGTTGCCTTTCCGTTAGAAAAGAATGGCTCCTGAAAATCAACGGATACGAGCAACATCCTACATTTGGGACAGGATTTCACGCTAATGGATTAGATATCTATACAAGATTAAAAAACCTTGGACTACAAATCAAGTGGCATCCTACTCTAAGGCTATACCATGCTTGGCATCCATTCACTGAAATCAGTGACCATGCATACAAGTTACAAAAGGAAATCATCAAGTATCGTGAGAGAAATCTCCTTACTAATACCTTTTGTGGAATTGATGTAAAGAGAAATCAGTCAATACCTGATGAGCTGATAGAGAGGCTAGAAAAAATCAGGGTTGGCAAGTCATATAATAGCAATAAAAAATTAGTAACTTCTTTTAAGTTGAGGGATATTGCATCTCGTTTTACAAGAGATCTTACTCCATAA
- a CDS encoding sulfotransferase domain-containing protein, whose amino-acid sequence MKDNSKQKDEKSGFFREDDIFLVSYPKSGNTWVRFLIANLVQPNKEVTFLNIDECVPDIHKNSIEEISVNVIERPRIIKSHNLYNPTYKRVIYIVRDPRSVSVSLYHHLIKFFKIPDQYPFEEFVENFIKGNYMSYFGSWDSHVLGWMSGTKNNNTDFICLKYEDLKDETEKELTKVADFLGLKINQELCQRTITASSFNKMRQLESMDWEKSKALSNGNPHKRFVRSGQVDEWKSYFNQESERKLLSKFRPAMEALGYTD is encoded by the coding sequence ATGAAAGACAATTCAAAGCAGAAAGATGAAAAATCAGGATTCTTCAGAGAAGACGACATATTTCTAGTTTCATACCCTAAGAGTGGTAACACCTGGGTTAGATTTTTAATTGCCAACCTAGTTCAGCCTAATAAGGAAGTAACATTCCTGAATATAGATGAATGCGTGCCAGACATTCATAAAAATTCAATTGAAGAAATCAGCGTTAATGTTATTGAGAGGCCAAGAATTATCAAAAGCCATAATCTATATAATCCGACCTATAAAAGGGTTATTTACATAGTTAGAGATCCAAGAAGTGTTTCAGTATCTTTATATCACCACTTAATAAAATTTTTCAAAATTCCTGATCAATATCCATTCGAAGAATTTGTAGAAAATTTTATTAAAGGAAATTATATGAGCTATTTTGGCTCTTGGGATAGTCATGTTCTTGGATGGATGAGCGGAACAAAGAATAATAATACTGATTTCATATGCTTAAAGTATGAAGATCTCAAAGATGAAACAGAAAAAGAGTTAACTAAAGTAGCTGACTTTTTAGGACTCAAGATTAACCAAGAACTATGTCAGAGAACTATTACTGCTAGTTCCTTTAATAAGATGAGACAATTAGAGTCTATGGATTGGGAGAAATCTAAGGCATTAAGCAATGGTAATCCTCATAAGCGATTTGTAAGAAGTGGGCAAGTAGATGAATGGAAATCGTATTTTAATCAAGAATCAGAGAGAAAATTACTGTCAAAATTTAGACCTGCAATGGAAGCACTTGGCTATACAGATTAG
- a CDS encoding sulfotransferase domain-containing protein — translation MTPDFLFIGASKCATTTITALLNQHPDIFTPPHEVSFFARDDLYAKGIDWYRSLFTAAQLGQIKGENSNIYTMQEIYPQAVERIRAYSTDLKLIYCVRDPFTRIESYWLEIRSHGGEVVHHDFNTAIKLNRDWLIDASNYWQQINAYRPYFSNEQILIIFFEDFKTNPHRVLRTCFEFLGVDPEISIDTTLQMNPSATKTMPSPVLSKLRANPLYRASVQVLPRDLRDPLKKRLFFKPVSERPQWQPETQQWVLEQLADDTQALLNYCGKPLDYWSSFSQPAYSPIQHL, via the coding sequence ATGACACCTGACTTTCTATTTATCGGTGCCTCCAAGTGCGCCACCACCACAATTACGGCTCTCTTAAATCAACATCCTGATATTTTCACTCCTCCCCATGAAGTGAGTTTCTTTGCCCGAGATGATCTTTATGCGAAGGGCATAGATTGGTACCGTTCTCTGTTTACAGCGGCCCAGCTGGGTCAGATCAAGGGAGAAAACAGCAATATTTACACGATGCAGGAGATTTATCCCCAGGCAGTTGAACGCATTCGGGCCTATTCCACTGACTTAAAGCTAATCTACTGTGTCCGAGATCCATTCACCCGCATCGAATCTTACTGGCTAGAAATTCGCTCCCATGGCGGCGAGGTCGTGCACCATGACTTTAATACGGCTATTAAACTGAATCGCGATTGGCTAATCGATGCCTCTAACTACTGGCAGCAAATCAATGCCTATCGCCCTTACTTTTCCAATGAGCAAATTCTAATCATCTTCTTTGAAGACTTTAAGACAAATCCGCATAGGGTATTGCGCACCTGTTTTGAATTTCTCGGAGTCGATCCGGAGATATCCATTGACACCACACTGCAGATGAACCCCTCTGCCACCAAGACCATGCCGTCTCCGGTTTTATCCAAGCTGCGGGCTAATCCGTTATATCGCGCCAGTGTGCAGGTCTTGCCCAGGGATTTGCGTGATCCATTGAAGAAACGCCTGTTCTTTAAGCCAGTCAGTGAACGTCCCCAATGGCAACCAGAAACCCAGCAATGGGTCTTAGAGCAATTGGCTGACGATACCCAGGCTCTCTTGAACTATTGCGGTAAGCCTCTAGATTACTGGTCATCGTTCTCTCAGCCTGCCTATTCCCCAATCCAGCACCTTTAA
- a CDS encoding ABC transporter permease — translation MKKLRIKPSKRQTARAFYSSQSQLRHPTQMLQLLRRDILASRELAWQLLIRDIKAQYRQSLLGFAWAFIPPVITAVGFMFAKGNGIVNIGETDIPYPAYVMFSTSLWQTFSEAISLPVQQVTNAKMMLAKINFPREALVLSAVGQVFFNFLIKLIFIIGLFIWFRMPVTWSIVLAPVALLHLIMLGTTIGTVLAPIGALYKDVTKGLTFILSFWMLLTPVVYPPPQGGKLSLLINLNPVSPLLVTTRELSTVGILSNPQGFWMASGVAFLGLLLAWMFYRLAMPYVIERMSS, via the coding sequence ATGAAAAAGTTACGCATAAAACCCTCTAAAAGACAAACTGCAAGAGCCTTTTACTCTTCTCAGAGCCAGCTCCGACATCCAACGCAAATGTTGCAGTTACTGCGCCGGGATATTCTGGCCTCCCGAGAGTTAGCTTGGCAACTGCTAATTCGAGATATTAAAGCACAGTACCGACAGTCTTTGCTAGGCTTTGCTTGGGCTTTTATTCCACCTGTAATCACTGCAGTTGGCTTCATGTTTGCCAAGGGTAATGGCATTGTTAATATTGGAGAAACTGATATACCTTACCCTGCTTATGTGATGTTTAGCACAAGTCTATGGCAAACATTTTCAGAAGCGATTAGCTTACCTGTTCAACAGGTAACCAATGCCAAGATGATGCTGGCAAAGATCAATTTTCCTCGGGAAGCATTAGTACTTTCTGCCGTAGGGCAAGTATTCTTTAACTTTTTAATTAAACTGATTTTTATTATCGGACTATTTATCTGGTTCCGTATGCCTGTGACATGGAGTATTGTATTGGCTCCTGTGGCTTTACTTCACCTAATTATGCTAGGTACGACTATCGGCACTGTCCTAGCCCCGATTGGTGCTCTCTATAAAGATGTCACAAAAGGGTTGACCTTCATTCTTAGTTTCTGGATGCTATTAACTCCAGTGGTATATCCTCCTCCTCAAGGAGGGAAACTTTCGCTGCTGATAAATCTCAATCCAGTTAGCCCATTACTGGTGACGACTCGGGAACTTTCTACAGTAGGAATATTGTCTAATCCTCAAGGTTTCTGGATGGCTAGTGGCGTCGCTTTCTTAGGTCTTCTCCTGGCATGGATGTTTTATCGCTTAGCCATGCCCTACGTTATTGAAAGGATGAGTTCTTAA
- a CDS encoding glycosyltransferase → MEPRRLMIVLYGGDYREAYCRMVAGDGEIYHGHRYAIQSIAQMAESLEEAAVLCCRSAEAYDEILDIGFRVIGTGFIPEDNMPKLLQIIEAFRPTHLVVRSPMPQVLEWAIRHRIETITLLADSFLGRGVQPWLRHRRLARALNHSQIAWVGNHGRNACRSLQAIGVKPEKIVPWDWPHTLSPKDFPAKQGPQGRDGQLLYVGTVSQAKGVGDLIEAVALLKQQHVPVHLKIAGDGNLEAFTQRVAQQQLQDQVTFLGRIPHSSIVPLMRESDVVAVPSRHCYPEGFPLTLYEALCARTPIVASDHPMFRGYLEHGETAMIFPQKDSKALANCIHKLLSYHELYQKLSLNSYDVWKRLQIPVKWAEFIERWLTPSEVNQAWLRAHSLTVNQDH, encoded by the coding sequence ATGGAACCTAGGCGCTTAATGATTGTGCTGTACGGAGGCGATTATCGAGAGGCCTACTGTCGCATGGTTGCCGGGGATGGTGAAATCTATCATGGCCATCGCTATGCAATTCAATCCATCGCCCAGATGGCCGAGTCTCTCGAAGAAGCCGCCGTCCTCTGCTGCCGATCTGCAGAAGCCTATGACGAAATCCTAGATATTGGGTTTCGGGTCATCGGCACCGGGTTTATTCCCGAGGACAATATGCCTAAGCTCCTGCAGATCATCGAAGCCTTTAGACCCACCCACTTGGTGGTCAGATCTCCGATGCCCCAGGTGCTAGAGTGGGCCATTCGCCACCGGATAGAGACCATTACCCTGCTAGCAGACTCGTTTTTGGGGCGTGGGGTCCAACCCTGGCTGCGCCATCGTCGCCTAGCTCGGGCATTAAATCACTCCCAAATTGCCTGGGTGGGCAACCATGGCCGTAATGCCTGCCGCTCCCTGCAAGCCATCGGGGTGAAGCCCGAGAAAATTGTCCCCTGGGATTGGCCTCATACTCTTTCCCCAAAAGACTTCCCAGCTAAGCAGGGGCCTCAGGGTAGAGATGGTCAACTGCTCTATGTGGGTACGGTTTCCCAGGCTAAGGGAGTTGGGGATTTGATCGAGGCAGTGGCGCTGCTAAAGCAGCAACATGTCCCTGTACACCTGAAAATCGCCGGGGACGGTAACCTAGAGGCGTTTACCCAACGGGTCGCCCAACAGCAACTACAGGATCAGGTCACCTTCCTAGGGCGCATCCCCCACAGCTCGATCGTGCCGCTGATGCGTGAGTCAGATGTAGTGGCGGTGCCCAGCCGTCATTGTTATCCAGAGGGATTTCCGCTGACCCTCTATGAGGCCCTCTGTGCCAGAACTCCCATTGTCGCCTCGGACCATCCCATGTTTAGGGGGTATTTAGAGCATGGGGAGACCGCGATGATCTTTCCTCAAAAAGACAGCAAGGCTTTAGCCAACTGCATTCATAAATTGCTGTCTTACCATGAGCTCTATCAAAAGCTTTCCTTGAACTCTTATGATGTCTGGAAACGGCTGCAAATTCCCGTCAAGTGGGCCGAGTTTATTGAGCGGTGGCTCACCCCCTCAGAGGTGAACCAGGCATGGCTACGGGCTCACAGCCTTACAGTAAACCAAGACCACTAA
- a CDS encoding glycosyltransferase — MTIAYLVNQYPKVSHSFIRREIEAVAASGLTVHRYAIRSLATELVDEADLRELVQTQFVLDVGPLGLLLTWLWIGLTRPWRFGVALRLALAIGHCSERGRLIHLIYLAEACVLLQWCRRDGVAHIHAHFGTNSTTVAMLVQELGGPSYSFTVHGPEEFDKVQAIALPQKIERAAFVVAVSDFGRSQLCRWCSHDLWDKIQVVRCGVDELFLQQAPLPLPLAPSFVCVGRLCEQKGHLLLIEAAAKLASQGRHFRLVLVGDGPLRAPIEAMIERYGLAEQITITGWASGDEVLRHLLEAQVMVLPSFAEGLPVSLMEALALGRPVISTYVAGIPELVEPDICGWLAPAGALEPLVAAMKSALATPVAELEEMGRRGAERVAQRHSSATEGAKLAALFHRELK, encoded by the coding sequence ATGACAATCGCCTACTTAGTCAATCAATATCCCAAAGTCAGCCATAGCTTTATCCGCCGGGAAATCGAGGCGGTAGCCGCCAGTGGTTTAACCGTGCACCGCTATGCCATTCGCTCTTTAGCAACGGAATTGGTAGATGAGGCCGACCTGCGAGAGTTAGTCCAGACCCAATTTGTCTTAGATGTCGGCCCCTTGGGGCTATTGCTAACCTGGCTGTGGATAGGGCTGACTCGGCCCTGGCGCTTTGGTGTCGCCTTGAGGTTGGCCTTGGCCATAGGCCACTGTTCCGAGCGGGGCCGGTTGATTCATTTGATTTACCTGGCCGAAGCCTGTGTGTTGCTGCAGTGGTGTCGCCGGGATGGGGTGGCCCATATCCATGCCCACTTCGGCACTAACTCCACCACGGTGGCGATGCTGGTGCAGGAGTTGGGGGGGCCGTCCTATAGCTTTACGGTTCATGGCCCCGAAGAGTTTGATAAGGTGCAGGCCATTGCCCTGCCCCAGAAGATTGAACGGGCTGCCTTTGTGGTGGCCGTCAGTGACTTTGGCCGCAGCCAGCTCTGTCGCTGGTGTAGCCATGACCTGTGGGACAAGATTCAGGTGGTGCGCTGCGGGGTGGATGAGCTGTTCTTGCAACAGGCCCCGTTGCCGCTCCCCCTGGCTCCTAGCTTTGTCTGTGTGGGGCGCCTCTGTGAGCAGAAGGGGCATTTGCTGCTGATAGAGGCAGCAGCGAAGCTAGCTAGCCAGGGCAGACATTTTCGCTTGGTGTTGGTGGGGGATGGCCCCCTGAGAGCCCCCATCGAAGCCATGATTGAGCGCTATGGCCTGGCGGAGCAGATCACGATCACCGGCTGGGCCAGTGGTGATGAGGTGCTGCGGCATCTGTTAGAGGCTCAGGTGATGGTGCTGCCCAGTTTTGCCGAGGGCTTGCCGGTGTCGCTGATGGAGGCCCTGGCTTTGGGGCGACCAGTGATTAGCACCTATGTAGCCGGGATTCCGGAGTTGGTGGAACCGGATATCTGTGGCTGGTTGGCGCCAGCGGGAGCCCTGGAACCCTTGGTGGCGGCGATGAAGTCGGCCTTGGCGACACCCGTAGCAGAACTAGAGGAAATGGGGCGACGCGGTGCTGAACGCGTGGCGCAGCGCCATAGTAGTGCCACTGAAGGGGCGAAGTTAGCGGCTCTGTTTCACAGGGAGCTGAAGTAA
- a CDS encoding sulfotransferase family protein, translated as MSKSPDFIIIGAMKCATTTLHEQLVAQPGIFMTEPKEPYFFSNDEIYSKGWQWYQSLYAGAQPEDICGESSTHYTKLPTYPKTVKRLIRHVPNARFIYVMRDPVDRLVSQYIHEWTQRRISSDINQAIYEFPPLIEYSRYSMQLAPYFRAFGPERVLPVFLEKLKSNPQAELERVCRFIGYGQHPVWNSDLDQRHVSSDRTRKSAWRDALVEAPGLRQIRRAVVPKPVRNWVRSWWQMKQRPELSEKALVYIKTVLDKDLDILGSWLGLDLNCDNFKPTVLNSPEHWINIQHLAEQFSSKEMVS; from the coding sequence ATGTCTAAATCTCCTGATTTCATCATTATTGGCGCCATGAAATGCGCGACGACAACGCTTCATGAGCAACTTGTGGCTCAGCCCGGCATTTTTATGACCGAACCCAAGGAGCCATATTTCTTTAGCAATGATGAGATTTATAGCAAGGGCTGGCAATGGTACCAATCTCTGTATGCAGGGGCACAGCCAGAGGATATTTGTGGGGAATCGAGCACCCACTATACGAAATTGCCAACCTATCCGAAAACCGTTAAACGCCTGATCCGACATGTGCCCAATGCTAGGTTCATCTATGTCATGAGAGATCCGGTTGATCGACTGGTATCTCAGTATATTCATGAGTGGACTCAGCGACGAATATCTAGTGATATTAACCAGGCAATTTACGAATTTCCACCGCTGATTGAATACAGTCGCTATAGCATGCAATTAGCACCTTACTTTAGGGCATTCGGGCCAGAGAGGGTGCTACCGGTATTTCTGGAGAAACTCAAGTCGAATCCCCAGGCGGAATTAGAAAGGGTATGCCGGTTCATTGGCTACGGGCAACATCCCGTCTGGAACAGCGACTTGGATCAACGGCATGTCTCGTCTGATCGAACCCGTAAGAGTGCCTGGCGGGATGCCCTCGTGGAAGCCCCTGGCTTACGTCAGATCCGAAGAGCAGTTGTACCCAAGCCTGTGCGCAATTGGGTCAGAAGCTGGTGGCAAATGAAGCAGAGGCCTGAGTTAAGTGAAAAAGCCTTAGTTTATATCAAAACAGTGCTGGATAAGGACCTAGACATTTTAGGGTCTTGGCTAGGGCTAGATTTGAATTGCGATAACTTCAAGCCAACGGTGCTGAACAGTCCAGAGCATTGGATTAATATACAGCACTTGGCTGAGCAGTTCTCGAGCAAAGAAATGGTCAGCTAG
- a CDS encoding O-antigen ligase family protein, producing the protein MSAFGIYFGSRFTIKQQLRLIVVVLGIGALLSLFAVIAMPGVGIKLGGVHAGSWKGIYGHKNTFSAYMTLTLVAFFCLLSKNKNPQESLLARAGLLLSIAMIILSTSKSGLIIFIVALVSLSLYKKFIWKGKPTLLLLDLTVLTLGSIVTVIASNWAPLITSLGRDPTLSGRTLIWGGVIQKIMEQPILGYGQMGFWAPDATERVEIGLRLGRGYLPPHSHNGFLDMTLFVGFVGLSLFLVSLVKTYWHALKTAYKGSKPEDFWPLGLLSLLLLYNMTESLLTFLLNIFWVLYCATVISTNLYQRRSPEKQLSKHSLPRSLTLSKPNY; encoded by the coding sequence ATGTCAGCCTTTGGCATCTATTTCGGGTCGCGATTCACGATTAAGCAGCAGTTGCGATTAATCGTTGTGGTATTAGGAATCGGTGCCCTTTTAAGTCTATTTGCGGTGATCGCCATGCCTGGAGTCGGGATCAAGCTAGGGGGAGTTCATGCCGGATCTTGGAAGGGAATCTATGGCCACAAGAATACCTTCTCAGCCTATATGACCCTGACGCTAGTGGCCTTTTTCTGTTTGCTCAGCAAGAATAAGAATCCCCAGGAGAGTTTATTGGCTAGAGCCGGGCTACTGCTGTCTATTGCCATGATTATTCTATCGACCTCTAAGTCGGGGTTAATTATTTTTATAGTTGCGCTCGTCTCTTTATCCCTCTATAAAAAGTTTATTTGGAAAGGCAAACCAACGCTACTGCTCTTAGATCTGACAGTGCTTACTTTGGGCTCTATAGTTACTGTCATTGCGAGTAACTGGGCACCGTTAATTACTAGTCTCGGCAGGGATCCAACCTTATCGGGTAGGACCTTAATTTGGGGGGGCGTCATCCAAAAGATTATGGAGCAACCTATTTTAGGCTATGGGCAGATGGGGTTTTGGGCACCAGACGCTACTGAACGAGTCGAAATTGGTCTCAGACTAGGGCGGGGCTACTTGCCACCTCACTCCCATAATGGCTTTCTAGACATGACCCTATTCGTGGGTTTCGTCGGGTTATCTCTATTTCTGGTTTCTCTGGTTAAGACCTACTGGCATGCCTTAAAAACTGCCTACAAGGGCAGTAAGCCAGAGGATTTCTGGCCTCTGGGATTATTAAGTCTATTGTTGCTCTATAACATGACTGAGAGTCTGCTGACGTTTCTGCTAAATATCTTCTGGGTATTGTATTGCGCTACCGTTATCTCCACGAATTTATATCAGCGCCGCTCACCAGAGAAACAGTTATCAAAGCATAGCCTCCCTCGATCACTGACGCTGAGTAAGCCAAACTATTAA
- a CDS encoding ABC transporter ATP-binding protein codes for MMSDLSLYSANNLKETDLNGHVTASDDVVLSVNNVSKKFCRDLKLSLMYGMQDIVGEMVGLRKQSEQLRKKEFWALKDISFQLRRGEALGLVGKNGSGKSTLLRIIAGLIKPDTGNVEIKGRVAPLIALGAGFNAVLTGRENIYANMSILGLSKEEIDERFDEVVEFAEIGEAIDAPVQTYSSGMQARLGFSCAIHTKPDILLIDEVLAVGDIRFRSKCHKKLRELRHNGTSFILVSHITQLILNTCELSIFLKYGKLIKQGNSQDVMQIYEQDLFEINSQETTKKIFKFDSMKKQLIENSGIKINEIAFKDENGNEISEILTGNFLKIETLITSDKTFEDVNLFIKIQEIGGEGEPTLLLNSFNDGNSFQIEPGSHCITIELPYLGLKPGIYNFTLLIKESGLYIVDLVESIQIIVKANIIMTDCLFYQPRKWKSTRVD; via the coding sequence ATGATGTCTGATTTATCCCTCTACTCAGCCAACAACCTCAAGGAGACGGATTTAAATGGACACGTTACAGCCAGTGATGATGTAGTGCTTTCTGTAAATAATGTTTCTAAGAAATTCTGCAGAGATCTCAAGCTCTCTCTGATGTATGGAATGCAAGATATTGTAGGGGAGATGGTTGGACTACGCAAACAGAGTGAGCAGTTACGCAAGAAAGAATTTTGGGCATTAAAGGATATTAGTTTCCAACTGCGTCGAGGAGAGGCATTAGGGCTGGTTGGTAAAAACGGCAGTGGCAAGTCTACCCTACTGAGGATTATTGCTGGACTGATTAAGCCTGATACAGGCAATGTAGAGATTAAAGGTCGTGTGGCTCCGCTTATTGCTCTAGGAGCAGGATTTAATGCAGTGTTGACTGGCAGAGAAAACATCTATGCCAATATGTCCATTCTGGGTCTGTCGAAAGAGGAAATTGATGAACGATTCGATGAGGTCGTAGAATTCGCAGAAATTGGAGAGGCAATTGATGCGCCTGTTCAAACCTACAGTTCTGGAATGCAGGCAAGATTAGGATTTTCGTGTGCGATTCATACTAAGCCGGACATTCTTTTGATAGATGAAGTTCTCGCAGTTGGAGACATCAGATTCAGGTCGAAGTGTCATAAAAAGCTTCGAGAACTACGCCATAATGGAACTTCTTTTATTCTTGTTAGTCATATTACTCAGTTGATATTAAACACTTGTGAACTCTCAATTTTTCTAAAGTATGGCAAGCTAATTAAACAGGGAAATTCTCAAGATGTTATGCAAATTTATGAACAAGATCTCTTCGAAATAAATAGTCAAGAAACCACAAAGAAAATTTTCAAGTTTGATTCTATGAAAAAACAGTTAATAGAAAACTCTGGAATCAAGATTAATGAAATTGCATTTAAAGATGAAAATGGGAATGAGATTTCTGAAATATTAACCGGAAACTTCTTAAAGATAGAAACACTAATTACTTCGGATAAAACATTTGAAGATGTAAACCTATTTATCAAAATCCAAGAGATAGGCGGGGAAGGAGAGCCAACATTGTTGCTAAACAGCTTTAATGATGGGAATTCTTTTCAGATTGAACCAGGATCTCACTGTATAACCATCGAGTTGCCTTATTTAGGGTTAAAGCCTGGAATATACAATTTTACTCTCTTGATAAAAGAGTCAGGACTATATATTGTTGACCTTGTTGAATCAATACAGATTATAGTTAAGGCAAATATTATCATGACGGATTGTCTTTTCTATCAGCCTAGGAAGTGGAAGAGTACACGAGTCGATTAG
- a CDS encoding glycosyltransferase family 2 protein: MPQSLSTSQAPNHALSVAVLIPAHDEEACIETTIQTVQPQLGQKDQLVVVADNCTDKTAQMARDLGTVVIERVDTLKRGKGYAFEFGIGYLLDNPPDVVICIDADCHMSPGSIAGLVAQAHGTQRPAQAIYLMETPSAPNLKSAVSAFAFKVKNLVRPLGLYGLGQPCLLTGTGMAFPWKAIRSIDLATNSIVEDMKIGIDLAIAHHPPLLCPQAKVLGRLPSQQEVASQQRTRWEHGHLQVIASYLPVLLKAAFTQGRFDLLILAVELAIPPLTLLALMLVAPWGLAMGLAWVHHTIWALAVGSANILVFTVALTVAWLRYGQEDLNLWDMVKLPVYLLWKLPIYLRFLTSPEREWKRTSRGN, translated from the coding sequence GTGCCTCAGTCATTATCTACTAGCCAAGCTCCTAATCATGCTTTATCGGTAGCCGTCTTGATTCCGGCCCATGATGAGGAAGCCTGTATCGAGACGACTATTCAGACAGTTCAACCCCAACTCGGTCAGAAAGATCAACTGGTGGTGGTTGCCGATAACTGTACGGATAAGACGGCTCAAATGGCTAGGGATTTGGGAACCGTTGTCATTGAGCGAGTAGATACGCTGAAACGCGGCAAAGGCTATGCCTTCGAGTTTGGCATAGGATATTTATTGGATAATCCGCCTGATGTGGTTATTTGCATTGATGCGGATTGTCATATGAGTCCAGGCAGCATCGCAGGCCTAGTGGCTCAAGCCCATGGGACTCAAAGGCCGGCTCAGGCAATCTATCTGATGGAAACACCGTCGGCCCCCAACTTGAAAAGCGCGGTTTCGGCCTTTGCATTTAAGGTTAAAAACCTGGTCAGACCCTTGGGATTGTATGGCTTAGGGCAGCCATGTCTGTTGACTGGTACAGGCATGGCGTTTCCCTGGAAGGCTATCCGTAGCATTGATCTGGCCACCAACTCCATTGTGGAGGATATGAAGATTGGGATCGACCTTGCGATCGCACATCACCCACCCCTGCTGTGCCCCCAGGCTAAGGTGCTGGGACGCTTACCGAGCCAGCAGGAAGTAGCCAGCCAGCAACGAACCCGCTGGGAACACGGTCATTTACAGGTAATTGCCAGTTATCTTCCCGTATTGCTGAAAGCAGCCTTCACCCAGGGGCGGTTTGATCTACTCATACTTGCTGTGGAACTAGCCATACCTCCCTTGACGCTGTTGGCCCTCATGCTAGTAGCCCCATGGGGACTGGCCATGGGGCTAGCCTGGGTGCACCACACGATCTGGGCACTGGCCGTCGGCTCAGCTAACATCCTCGTTTTCACGGTTGCATTAACCGTTGCCTGGTTGAGATATGGACAGGAGGATCTAAACCTCTGGGACATGGTGAAACTACCGGTTTATTTGTTGTGGAAGCTCCCCATTTATTTGCGGTTTCTGACCAGTCCAGAGCGCGAATGGAAACGCACCAGCAGAGGGAATTAA